The Nycticebus coucang isolate mNycCou1 chromosome 2, mNycCou1.pri, whole genome shotgun sequence genome includes a window with the following:
- the SEC16A gene encoding protein transport protein Sec16A isoform X2 yields the protein MKNFVSSHILKRKRTRIKSQRNQGHGPGRPRRARPGQLELRKSYILPSVSSIHFCKTLVMQPPPQAVPSGVAAPPPARNPQSIFWTNSPYRRRANNNAPVAPITCPLQPVTDPFAFSRQALQNMPLGSSSKIPPILQGPASSGFPQRSGLPAPHTNARDSSQGPCEPLPRPLSQPRADASSFSGALTPSALPRAETNRSAEINPSAETEVQAPPYLQHYIPGVGPDMSHGTHLHGSMPGPDQPLSRQNLNDGAVAPAATPFSPQPRQQMPGQWGPVQASPQPSCQNHSPCLEGPVQIAVPHATSVPHPPSSSSPHQGLGPEPHNPVVSLSAPLASDGRSEVAHLQSGSYSANNFDLENTFRQNPRVGNTWTSQEFRQSPGVNKEHQPFPTFVSPFAQGDNPENHMHHPPGAAASLLLPDTDSGALSMFFQGAETENEENLSSENAGSGKSDFEGFSSSPGLGHAPLPAHGGGGICQDFLQGSNIENTQQGGETHLYFAQSAGIQHDEQTTKNTASDTWGDTANAGTQGAGASQYENIENLEFIQNQEVLPSKSLNFNPSSPSDQFRYGVLPGPALPRHSVVGHTGAPDTTLHPVRSDSVSSGYSSKSHRSLSGSTRPQELVGTFIQQEVGKPEDEVSGSFFKQIDSSPIGGETDETSMSQNHHSSLSQPSTPSPPKPTGIFQTSANSSFEPVKSHLVGIKPVEADRANVVGEVRGTRAYQKKCRPPDASPGNLEQPPDNMETLFAPQVCPLPLNTTAEAGRVLPHIGGPPLDTVHPTPERKPSARAHGAGKCESPATTLWAQNELPDFGGNVLLAPAAPVLQVPAKPQLPAIVRPPEEVVPGQQSQKPDSATPLQNRDGIGALENLENPPTVGEEEVLQSQASSGHAGVLPLLPTEPLQHQPVSMAQLDQSYNLAQPINFSMSLLNLNGKNQSWRDTLVGDKSPISSRVLSGDSGENASLSGIPTSSVLSLSLPSSLAQSNIAQGSGTSEMVSNQPANLLIQPPSHPLSKNLVLESQKNHNAENVPPEFNSSDGSMSMMLVPPANSTLIPESNKANCSSNWEEPYGALDFTLTRTLENPVRMCSPSCSDSLASQHNLAKHPGQSGPGPHNPDHFYQQVTKDAQDQPGLGSGLPGLLPPQQQNSSLQVPKTALAEPSSPESPPAQGQPQNSTHPPASLAPADVGQQLPPQLPQSSSASLMSTGSSQVAKQSEPQWPQLMPPQALGPLPQDMAAYYHYRPLHEAYQSQYPSLYPPDPGVASLYYQDIYGLYEPRYRPYDSATSVYAEYFRCPEPERPSSRASHCSDRPPPRQGYPEGYYNSKNGWSSQSDFYANYYSSQYDYRDPGRWDRFHYSTRFKDPRPCDRRYWYDVEYDPYRKEHYAYGDRPEKYDDHWRYDPRFTGSFDDDPEPHRDPYGEEVDRHSVHSEHSARSLPSRHSSLSSHSHQSQIYRSHNATASSYEAPPPPGSLHGDYVYGAYGGNFHSAQGFPEYGYPTDSSWSAVEQVPSRPTSPEKFSVPHICARFGPGGQLIKVIPNLPSEGQPALVEVHSMETLLQHTAEQEEMRAFPGPLGKGDTHKVDVINFAQNKATKCLQDENLIDRESASLLWNFIVLLCRQNGTVVGTDIAELLLRDHRTVWLPGKSPNEANLIDFTNEAVDQVEEEEAGEAQLSFLTDSQPAAASTLERETERFRELLLYGRKKDALESAMKNGLWGHALLLASKMDSRTHARVMTRFANSLPINDPLQTVYQLMSGRMPAASMCCGDEKWGDWRPHLAMVLSNLNNNVDVECRTMATMGDTLASKGLLDAAHFCYLMAQVGFGFYTKKSTKLVLIGSNHSLPFSKFATNEAIQRTEAYEYAQSLGAQTCPLPSFQVFKFIYLCRLAEVGLATQAFHYCEVIAKSILTQPHRYSAVLISQLIQVASQLRLFDPQLKEKPEEESFVEPTWLVHLQHMEKQIKEGAVVWSQDGAFAQQCPSTPSSEGGQLDGPGLGQPVDLEPDNLLLEVPVPSTEHLSQGVQLLPSAPQMLTNAQLANPARVPVFPVPPPPGPLESSPGYGPPGSAPGFPEPSRAFQSPPADPAALYPGPGLPPGTPSLQESRLLQEARSADPGMLPQEAPVRNSLPEPSEEDLGGNFANLGPSRTVPDAETPTGWDPANLGSTQPPLSVTPAPEMKRPGQAVKKEVKEPKKSESWFSRWLPGKKRTEAYLPDDKNKSIVWDEKKNQWVNLNEPEEEKKAPPPPPTSFPAVVQAAPSGPAGVNMFSRRAAGTRARYVDVLNPRGTQRNEPALAPADFFAPLAPLPIPPNFVPNPDAEETQLADGAGREGQTPARGQAPPEVLSSAASHPGSELPPSQPDCPRGGLSRCSSMSSLSREVSQHFNQAPGDLPAAGGPPGGTVPFYNPAQLAQASTTSGSSRPGRIGQRKYPMLN from the exons ATGAAGAATTTCGTGTCTTCTCACATCCTAAAACGAAAAAGGACTAGGATAAAGAGCCAGCGTAATCAGGGTCACGGCCCGGGGCGGCCCCGGCGCGCCCGGCCAGGGCAG ctcgAATTAAGGAAAAGTTATATTCTTCCTTCTGTAAGCAGCATCCACTTCTGCAAAACATTGGTCATGCAGCCACCACCTCAGGCAGTCCCATCTGGTGTGGCTGCTCCACCTCCAGCCAGGAATCCTCAGAGCATATTCTGGACTAACAGCCCTTATAGAAGACGGGCCAATAACAATGCACCAGTGGCTCCGATAACTTGTCCCTTGCAGCCAGTAACAGATCCGTTTGCTTTTAGTAGACAGGCCCTTCAAAATATGCCACTGGGTAGTTCGTCCAAAATCCCACCCATCTTGCAAGGCCCAGCATCCTCGGGGTTTCCTCAGCGCTCTGGTTTGCCTGCGCCTCACACAAATGCCAGGGATAGCTCCCAAGGACCTTGTGAACCTCTGCCAAGACCTCTGTCACAGCCCAGAGCAGACGCCAGTTCATTTTCTGGTGCGTTAACCCCTTCAGCACTGCCCAGAGCTGAGACGAACAGGAGTGCAGAAATCAATCCCAGCGCAGAAACCGAAGTTCAGGCTCCACCATATTTGCAACACTACATTCCAGGAGTGGGTCCTGACATGTCTCATGGGACGCATCTGCATGGGAGCATGCCTGGGCCTGACCAACCCCTGAGTAGGCAAAACCTAAATGATGGTGCAGTAGCCCCAGCAGCGACCCCTTTCTCCCCCCAGCCTCGTCAACAGATGCCAGGTCAGTGGGGACCAGTGCAGGCAAGCCCACAGCCCTCATGTCAGAATCACTCACCTTGTCTGGAAGGACCTGTTCAAATTGCAGTGCCCCATGCCACCAGCGTTCCTCATCCTCCCTCTTCATCTAGCCCACATCAAGGCCTTGGTCCGGAGCCACACAACCCAGTAGTGTCTCTTTCAGCACCCTTGGCCAGTGATGGAAGAAGTGAAGTGGCCCACCTGCAAAGTGGAAGCTACTCAGCAAATAACTTTGATCTTGAAAATACATTCAGGCAAAACCCCAGAGTTGGAAATACTTGGACAAGCCAAGAGTTCAGGCAGAGTCCAGGAGTGAATAAAGAGCACCAGCCATTCCCCACTTTTGTGAGCCCTTTTGCTCAGGGAGATAACCCAGAAAACCACATGCACCATCCCCCAGGGGCTGCGGCTAGCCTCCTCCTCCCAGATACAGACTCGGGAGCCCTCTCCATGTTTTTCCAAGGGGCAGAGACAGAAAATGAGGAGAATCTGTCATCTGAAAACGCAGGCTCTGGTAAATCAGATTTTGAAGGTTTCTCCTCTAGTCCTGGACTGGGCCATGCACCCCTGCCTGCACACGGAGGAGGTGGCATCTGTCAGGACTTTCTCCAAGGCTCCAACATTGAGAACACACAGCAGGGTGGAGAAACACACCTTTATTTTGCTCAGTCTGCAGGCATTCAGCATGATGAACAAACCACTAAAAACACTGCCAGTGATACGTGGGGTGACACAGCAAATGCAGGGACTCAGGGTGCTGGTGCCTCACAGTATGAGAATATTGAGAACTTAGAATTCATTCAGAATCAGGAAGTTCTTCCAAGCAAGTCCCTAAATTTCAACCCTTCCTCTCCAAGTGATCAGTTCAGATACGGGGTCCTTCCTGGGCCAGCTCTCCCCAGGCACAGTGTTGTGGGCCACACTGGGGCTCCTGACACAACGCTGCATCCTGTGAGATCTGACAGTGTGTCATCTGGCTATAGCAGCAAAAGCCACAGGAGCCTTTCAGGCTCAACCAGGCCCCAAGAACTTGTTGGCACGTTTATTCAGCAAGAAGTTGGAAAACCCGAAGATGAAGTTTCAGGTAGTTTTTTTAAGCAGATCGATTCTTCTCCCATAGGAGGTGAGACAGATGAGACCTCCATGAGCCAGAACCACCATAGCAGCTTATCCCAGCCCTCAACTCCAAGTCCCCCCAAACCAACAGGAATATTTCAGACAAGTGCAAATAGTTCTTTTGAACCAGTAAAATCTCACTTAGTTGGGATAAAACCAGTCGAGGCAGATCGTGCCAATGTGGTGGGTGAAGTGAGGGGAACTCGTGCCTACCAGAAGAAGTGCAGGCCACCTGATGCTTCCCCTGGCAACCTGGAGCAGCCGCCAGACAACATGGAGACCCTCTTTGCACCCCAGGTCTGTCCTCTGCCTCTCAATACCACTGCGGAAGCTGGGCGTGTACTTCCTCACATTGGAGGGCCACCCTTGGATACTGTGCACCCAACACCTGAAAGGAAGCCCTCAGCCAGAGCTCATGGAGCCGGAAAGTGCGAGAGCCCAGCGACAACTCTGTGGGCACAAAATGAGCTGCCAGATTTTGGAGGCAATGTCCTTCTAGCCCCAGCGGCTCCTGTGCTTCAGGTACCTGCAAAACCTCAGCTGCCTGCAATTGTCCGGCCTCCAGAAGAGGTGGTCCCTGGGCAGCAGTCGCAGAAGCCAGACTCTGCCACTCCCCTGCAGAACCGAGATGGCATTGGTGCTTTGGAGAACCTTGAGAACCCTCCCACcgtgggagaagaggaggtcctGCAGTCGCAGGCAAGTTCTGGTCATGCTGGGGTGTTACCCTTGCTACCCACTGAGCCTTTGCAACATCAGCCAGTCTCCATGGCCCAGCTTGATCAGAGCTATAACTTGGCTCAGcccattaatttttctatgtccTTACTGAATCTTAATGGGAAGAATCAGTCCTGGAGAGATACTTTGGTGGGGGATAAATCTCCAATAAGCAGTAGGGTGCTCAGTGGTGATTCTGGGGAAAATGCTTCTTTGTCTGGGATTCCAACCAGCTCTGTCCTTAGCTTGTCTCTGCCTAGCAGTCTTGCCCAGAGTAATATTGCACAAGGTTCTGGTACTTCTGAAATGGTTTCTAATCAGCCTGCAAATTTGCTGATTCAGCCACCATCCCATCCACTTTCAAAGAACTTGGTTCTAGAAAGTCAAAAGAATCATAATGCAGAAAATGTTCCTCCCGAGTTTAATAGCTCTGACGGAAGCATGAGTATGATGTTAGTTCCACCTGCAAACAGTACCTTGATACCTGAGAGTAATAAGGCAAATTGCTCCAGTAATTGGGAAGAACCTTATGGAGCCTTAGACTTTACATTAACTAGGACTTTGGAAAATCCTGTAAGAATGTGTAGCCCGTCCTGTTCTGACAGCCTGGCTTCTCAGCACAATCTTGCCAAACATCCTGGACAGTCTGGGCCTGGGCCACATAACCCAGACCATTTCTACCAACAGGTAACAAAAGATGCACAGGACCAGCCTGGCCTGGGAAGCGGCCTGCCGGGGCTGTTGCCTCCTCAGCAGCAGAATTCTTCCCTGCAAGTCCCCAAGACAGCACTTGCAGAACCTTCCAGCCCAGAGAGTCCACCAGCACAAGGACAGCCCCAAAACTCAACCCACCCGCCAGCAAGCCTGGCTCCAGCTGACGTAGGCCAGCAGCTGCCACCTCAGCTGCCTCAGTCCTCCAGTGCATCACTGATGTCCACTGGCTCAAGCCAGGTAGCTAAGCAGTCAGAGCCACAGTGGCCACAGCTCATGCCTCCACAAGCACTGGGCCCACTGCCACAGGACATGGCCGCCTACTACCATTACAGACCCCTGCATGAGGCCTACCAGTCTCAGTACCCCTCGCTGTACCCACCAGATCCGGGGGTGGCCTCCCTCTATTACCAG GACATCTATGGCCTCTACGAGCCTCGGTACAGGCCCTACGACAGTGCCACATCTGTGTACGCAGAGTACTTCCGTTGCCCCGAGCCTGAGAGGCCCAGCTCCCGAGCAAGTCACTGCTCAGATCGGCCACCTCCCAG GCAAGGGTATCCTGAAGGATACTATAATTCCAAAAATGGATGGAGCAGTCAGAGTGATTTCTATGCAAATTACTACTCCAGCCAGTACGATTACAGAG ATCCAGGTCGCTGGGATCGTTTCCACTACAGCACTAGGTTCAAGGACCCCCGCCCCTGTGACCGGAGGTACTGGTATGACGTGGAATATGACCCATATAGGAAAGAACACTATGCCTACGGAGACAG GCCCGAGAAATATGACGACCACTGGAGGTATGACCCACGCTTCACCGGGAGTTTTGATGATGACCCAGAACCCCACAGAGATCCTTATGGGGAGGAGGTAGACAGGCACAGCGTCCACAGCGAGCACTCTGCCCGGAGCCTGCCCAGCCGCCACAGCAGCCTCAGCTCCCACTCGCACCAG AGTCAGATTTACAGAAGTCACAATGCAACTGCCAGTTCCTACGAGGCCCCCCCTCCTCCAGGCTCCTTGCATGGGGATTATGTCTACGGTGCCTACGGCGGCAATTTCCACAGTGCCCAGGGCTTCCCAGAGTATGGTTACCCCACAGACAGCAGCTGGTCTGCTGTGGAGCAAG TTCCATCAAGACCAACTTCTCCTGAGAAGTTTTCAGTGCCTCATATCTGTGCCAGGTTTGGTCCTGGCGGCCAGCTCATTAAAGTGATTCCGAACCTCCCTTCGGAAGGACAGCCTGCGCTGGTGGAGGTTCACAGCATGGAG ACTTTGCTGCAGCACACGGCCGAGCAGGAGGAGATGCGGGCATTCCCGGGGCCTCTCGGCAA AGGTGACACCCATAAAGTGGATGTCATTAACTTTGCACAGAACAAGGCTACAAAATGTTTGCAGGATGAAAATTTAATTGACAGAGAGTCTGCAAGTCTTCTGTGGAATTTCATCGTTCTCTTGTGCAGACAGAATGGG ACCGTGGTGGGAACCGACATTGCGGAGCTTTTGTTACGAGACCACAGAACAGTGTGGCTTCCTGGGAAGTCCCCCAATGAAGCGAACCTGATTGATTTCACTAATGAGGCTGTGGACCAAGTGGAAGAGGAAGAAGCTGGTGAGGCGCAGCTCTCCTTCCTCACGGATAGCCAGCCTGCCGCAGCCAGCACGCTGGAGAGGGAGACGGAGCGATTCAGAGAGCTGCTGCTCTATGGCCGTAAGAAG GATGCCTTAGAGTCTGCGATGAAGAATGGCTTATGGGGTCATGCTCTATTACTTGCAAGTAAGATGGACAGCCGGACACATGCCCGAGTAATGACCAG GTTTGCCAACAGTCTTCCGATCAATGACCCTCTACAGACCGTCTATCAGCTCATGTCTGGGCGGATGCCCGCTGCGTCCATG TGTTGTGGAGACGAGAAGTGGGGAGATTGGAGGCCACACCTTGCTATGGTCTTGTCCAACTTGAACAACAATGTAGACGTAGAGTGCAGGACCATGGCCACGATGGGCGATACTCTGG CTTCGAAAGGTCTCCTCGACGCTGCTCACTTTTGCTACCTTatggcccaggttggatttgggTTTTATACAAAGAAATCTACAAAACTTGTCTTAATTGGATCGAATCACAG TTTGCCGTTTTCAAAGTTTGCCACCAATGAAGCAATTCAGAGGACGGAAGCCTATGAGTATGCACAGTCTCTGGGGGCCCAGACGTGCCCCCTGCCCAGTTTCCAG GTGTTTAAATTCATCTATTTGTGCCGCCTGGCTGAGGTGGGTCTGGCCACACAAGCCTTTCATTACTGTGAAGTGATTGCTAAGAGCATCCTGACGCAGCCCCACCGGTACTCTGCAGTGCTGATCAGCCAGCTGATTCAG GTAGCATCCCAGTTACGACTGTTCGATCCTCAGCTAAAAGAGAAGCCAGAAGAGGAATCCTTTGTTGAGCCTACATGGCTGGTTCACCTGCAGCACATGGAGAAGCAGATCAAG GAGGGGGCTGTGGTCTGGAGTCAAGATGGAGCCTTCGCCCAGCAGTGTCCCAGCACACCCAGCTCCGAGGGGGGACAGCTGGATGGTCCAGGACTTGGTCAGCCGGTGGATCTGGAGCCTGATAACCTGCTGCTGGAGGTGCCTGTGCCGAGCACCGAGCACCTGAGCCAGGGTGTGCAGCTACTGCCTTCCG CTCCACAGATGCTCACCAATGCTCAGCTGGCCAACCCTGCCAGGGTACCAGTGTTCCCAGTGCCACCGCCCCCAGGCCCTCTTGAGTCCAGTCCTGGCTATGGACCCCCAGGGTCTGcacctggcttcccagagccctCCAGAGCCTTCCAGAGCCCTCCAGCTGATCCTGCAGCTCTGTACCCAGGGCCTGGCCTGCCACCTGGCACCCCCTCTCTCCAGGAAAGCAGACTCCTCCAGGAGGCCAGGAGTGCTGACCCAG GGATGCTGCCACAGGAGGCTCCTGTCCGAAACTCACTTCCGGAGCCCAGTGAAGAGGACTTGGGTGGAAATTTTGCTAATCTG GGTCCCTCGAGAACAGTGCCAGATGCAGAGACCCCCACGGGATGGGATCCTGCTAACTTGGGTTCCACTCAGCCGCCTCTTTCTGTGACACCTGCTCCTGAAATGAAGCGGCCTGGACAGGCTGTtaaaaaagaagtcaaagaaCCTAAGAAG AGTGAATCCTGGTTCTCTCGTTGGCTACCTGGGAAAAAAAGGACAGAAGCTTATTTGCCAGATGACAAGAACAAATCG ATTGTTTGggatgaaaagaaaaaccaatggGTGAATTTAAATGAACCAGAAGAGGAG AAGAAggctccacccccacctccaaccTCGTTTCCTGCGGTGGTGCAAGCTGCCCCCTCGGGCCCTGCAGGGGTGAACATGTTCTCTAGGAGAGCAG CCGGAACGAGAGCCCGCTACGTTGATGTTTTGAACCCACGTGGGACCCAGAGGAATGAACCAGCTCTTGCCCCTGCAGATTTCTTTGCTCCACTGGCCCCGCTACCTATTCCTCCTAACTTTGTACCAAACCCAG ATGCGGAAGAAACACAGCTTGCAGACGGGGCTGGCAGGGAAGGACAGACACCAGCTCGGGGCCAGGCCCCCCCAGAG GTGTTGAGTTCTGCAGCGTCGCACCCAGGCTCTGAGCTTCCACCCTCCCAGCCAGACTGTCCTCGGGGCGGG CTTTCACGCTGTAGTTCAATGAGTTCGTTATCCAGGGAAGTAAGCCAGCACTTTAATCAG GCTCCCGGTGACCTGCCTGCTGCAGGGGGCCCTCCTGGGGGCACCGTGCCCTTCTACAACCCTGCTCAGTTGGCACAG gCCTCCACTACCTCTGGGAGCTCACGACCAGGAAGGATTGGCCAGAGGAAATACCCAATGCTGAACTAG